The Streptomyces sp. DH-12 genome has a window encoding:
- a CDS encoding sodium-translocating pyrophosphatase: MAGLSISYESGQPTSLAAAVLTDENRVLVVTIGIVALAALAVAAVLVRQVLAAGEGTDSMKKIAAAVQEGANAYLARQLRTLGVFAVVVFFLLMLLPADDWNQRAGRSVFFLIGAAFSAATGYIGMWLAVRSNVRVAAAAREATPAEGEPERDLTAVSHKAMKIAFRTGGVVGMFTVGLGLLGAACVVLVYAADAPKVLEGFGLGAALIAMFMRVGGGIFTKAADVGADLVGKVEQGIPEDDPRNAATIADNVGDNVGDCAGMAADLFESYAVTLVAALILGSAAFGDAGLALPLLVPAIGVITAMIGIFAVAPRRADRSGMSAINRGFFISAVISLALVAIAVFVYLPSSYAGLDGVTDEAILGKGGDPRVLALVAVAIGIVLAALIQQLTGYFTETTRRPVRDIGKTSLTGPATVVLAGISVGLESAVYTALLIGLGVYGAFLLGGTSIMLALFAVALAGTGLLTTVGVIVAMDTFGPVSDNAQGIAEMSGDVEGAGAQVLTDLDAVGNTTKAITKGIAIATAVLAAAALFGSYRDAITTGARDVGERLSGEGAPLTLLMDISQPNNLVGLIAGAAVVFLFSGLAINAVSRSAGSVVYEVRRQFREKPGIMDYSEKPEYGKVVDICTRDALRELATPGLLAVMAPIFIGFTLGVGALGAFLAGAIGAGTLMAVFLANSGGAWDNAKKLVEDGNHGGKGSEAHAATVIGDTVGDPFKDTAGPAINPLLKVMNLVALLIAPAVIEFSYGADRSVGMRVLIAAVSALVIVAAVYVSKRRGIAVDDEGDAEPRSNSPDPAVVSR; encoded by the coding sequence ATGGCGGGGCTTTCCATCTCATACGAGTCGGGCCAACCCACATCCCTCGCAGCCGCCGTGCTGACCGACGAGAACCGCGTGCTCGTGGTGACCATCGGCATCGTGGCCCTGGCGGCGCTGGCGGTCGCGGCGGTCCTGGTGCGCCAGGTGCTCGCGGCCGGCGAGGGCACCGACAGCATGAAGAAGATCGCGGCCGCGGTCCAGGAGGGCGCCAACGCCTATCTGGCCCGCCAGCTGCGCACGCTCGGCGTATTCGCCGTCGTGGTGTTCTTCCTGCTCATGCTGCTGCCCGCGGACGACTGGAACCAGCGTGCCGGTCGGTCGGTGTTCTTCTTGATCGGAGCGGCGTTCTCGGCGGCCACCGGATATATCGGCATGTGGCTCGCCGTGCGCAGCAATGTCCGGGTCGCAGCCGCGGCCCGGGAAGCCACTCCGGCCGAGGGCGAGCCGGAAAGGGATCTCACCGCCGTTTCACACAAGGCGATGAAGATCGCTTTCCGTACGGGCGGTGTGGTCGGCATGTTCACGGTGGGGCTGGGCCTGCTCGGCGCCGCCTGTGTCGTGCTGGTGTACGCGGCCGACGCGCCGAAGGTGCTCGAGGGCTTCGGCCTCGGGGCCGCGCTGATCGCGATGTTCATGCGGGTCGGCGGCGGCATCTTCACCAAGGCCGCCGACGTCGGCGCCGACCTGGTCGGCAAGGTCGAGCAGGGCATTCCGGAGGACGATCCGCGCAATGCCGCGACCATCGCCGACAACGTGGGCGACAACGTCGGCGACTGCGCGGGCATGGCGGCCGACCTCTTCGAGTCGTACGCGGTGACGCTGGTGGCCGCGCTGATCCTCGGGTCGGCGGCCTTCGGCGACGCGGGGCTGGCGCTTCCGCTGCTGGTCCCCGCGATCGGTGTGATCACCGCGATGATCGGCATCTTCGCGGTGGCGCCGAGGCGCGCCGACCGCAGCGGCATGAGCGCGATCAACCGCGGGTTCTTCATCTCCGCGGTGATCTCGCTCGCCCTGGTCGCGATCGCGGTGTTCGTCTACCTGCCGTCGTCGTACGCCGGCCTCGACGGGGTGACCGACGAGGCGATCCTGGGGAAGGGCGGCGACCCGCGGGTCCTCGCGCTGGTCGCGGTGGCCATCGGCATCGTGCTCGCCGCGCTGATCCAGCAGCTCACCGGCTACTTCACCGAGACCACCCGGCGCCCCGTGCGGGACATCGGGAAGACCTCGCTGACCGGCCCGGCCACCGTGGTCCTCGCCGGCATCTCCGTGGGGCTCGAGTCGGCCGTCTACACCGCCCTGCTGATCGGCCTCGGCGTGTACGGGGCGTTCCTGCTCGGCGGCACGTCGATCATGCTGGCGCTGTTCGCGGTGGCCCTGGCCGGCACCGGTCTGCTCACCACGGTCGGTGTGATCGTCGCGATGGACACCTTCGGCCCGGTCTCCGACAACGCGCAGGGCATCGCCGAGATGTCCGGTGACGTCGAGGGCGCGGGCGCGCAGGTGCTCACCGACCTGGACGCGGTCGGCAACACCACCAAGGCGATCACCAAGGGCATCGCCATCGCCACGGCCGTGCTCGCGGCGGCGGCGCTGTTCGGCTCGTACCGGGACGCCATCACCACCGGCGCGCGGGACGTGGGCGAACGGCTCAGCGGCGAGGGCGCGCCCCTGACCCTGCTGATGGACATCTCGCAGCCCAACAACCTCGTCGGCCTGATCGCCGGCGCGGCGGTCGTCTTCCTCTTCTCGGGGCTGGCGATCAACGCCGTGTCGCGGTCGGCGGGCTCGGTGGTCTACGAGGTGCGGCGGCAGTTCCGGGAGAAGCCCGGGATCATGGACTACAGCGAGAAGCCCGAGTACGGCAAGGTCGTCGACATCTGCACCAGGGACGCCCTGCGGGAGCTCGCCACCCCCGGACTGCTCGCCGTGATGGCGCCCATCTTCATCGGGTTCACGCTCGGTGTGGGCGCGCTGGGCGCCTTCCTCGCCGGCGCGATCGGCGCGGGCACGCTGATGGCGGTGTTCCTCGCCAACTCCGGCGGCGCGTGGGACAACGCGAAGAAGCTCGTCGAGGACGGCAACCACGGCGGCAAGGGCAGCGAGGCCCACGCGGCCACCGTCATCGGTGACACGGTCGGCGACCCCTTCAAGGACACCGCGGGACCCGCGATCAACCCCCTGCTGAAGGTGATGAACCTGGTGGCGCTGCTCATCGCGCCCGCGGTCATCGAGTTCTCCTACGGCGCGGACAGGAGCGTGGGGATGAGGGTGCTGATCGCGGCCGTCTCGGCGCTGGTCATCGTCGCCGCGGTGTACGTGTCCAAGCGGCGCGGGATCGCCGTGGACGACGAGGGCGACGCGGAGCCGAGGTCCAACTCGCCGGACCCGGCGGTGGTTTCCCGGTAA
- the topA gene encoding type I DNA topoisomerase: MSPTSETANGGRRLVIVESPAKAKTIKGYLGPGYIVEASVGHIRDLPNGAAEVPEKYTGEVRRLGVDVDHDFQPIYVVNADKKAQVKKLKDLLKESDELFLATDEDREGEAIAWHLQEVLKPKIPVKRMVFHEITKDAIREAVANPRELNQKLVDAQETRRILDRLYGYEVSPVLWKKVMPRLSAGRVQSVATRLVVERERERMAFRTAEYWDLTGTFSPTSGFAPAGGPPSGRAGDPSDPSTLVARLQTVDGRRVAQGRDFDSLGQLKSANTLHLDEATARALAAALEDTRFAVRSVESKPYRRSPYAPFRTTTLQQEASRKLGFGAKATMQVAQKLYENGYITYMRTDSTTLSETAVAAARAQVTQLYGADYLPPQPRTYAGKVKNAQEAHEAIRPSGDRFRTPAETGLSGDQFRLYELIWKRTVASQMKDATGNSVTVKIGGTAADGRDVEFSASGKTITFHGFLKAYVEGADDPNAELDDRERRLPHVAEGDALSAEEISVDGHATKPPARYTEASLVKELEEREIGRPSTYASIIGTILDRGYVFKKGTALVPSFLSFAVVNLLEKHFGRLVDYDFTAKMEDDLDRIARGEARAVPWLKRFYFGEGAGNGGAADAGNGDGDHLGGLKELVTDLGAIDAREVSSFPVGNGIVLRVGRYGPYIERGEKDTEQHQRADIPADLAPDELTVELAEELLAKPSGDFELGTDPATGHTIVAKDGRYGPYVTEILPEGTPKTGKNAVKPRTASLFKSMSLDTVTLEDALRLMSLPRVVGVDTDGQEITAQNGRYGPYLKKGTDSRSLQSEGQLFTITLEEAQAIYAQPKQRGRAAAKPPLKELGTDPVSEKPVVVKDGRFGPYVTDGETNATLRSGDSVETITPERGFELLAEKRAKGPAKKTAKKTAAKKAPAKKTAAKKTTAAKKTTAAKKTTAKKTAAGRTAAANGPED, from the coding sequence TTGTCCCCGACCAGCGAGACCGCGAACGGCGGCCGCCGACTCGTCATCGTCGAGTCGCCTGCCAAGGCGAAGACGATCAAGGGCTATCTCGGCCCCGGCTACATCGTCGAGGCGAGCGTCGGGCACATTCGCGACCTTCCCAACGGCGCTGCCGAGGTACCGGAGAAGTACACCGGCGAGGTGCGCCGTCTCGGTGTGGACGTCGACCATGACTTCCAGCCGATCTATGTGGTCAACGCGGACAAGAAGGCGCAGGTCAAGAAGCTCAAGGACCTGCTGAAGGAGTCCGACGAGCTCTTCCTCGCCACCGATGAGGACCGCGAGGGCGAAGCCATCGCGTGGCATCTCCAGGAAGTGCTCAAGCCGAAGATCCCGGTCAAGCGCATGGTGTTCCACGAGATCACCAAGGACGCGATCCGGGAGGCCGTGGCCAACCCGCGCGAGCTCAACCAGAAGCTGGTCGACGCCCAGGAGACCCGCCGCATCCTCGACCGCCTCTACGGCTACGAGGTCTCGCCGGTCCTGTGGAAGAAGGTCATGCCGCGTCTGTCGGCGGGCCGCGTGCAGTCCGTCGCCACCCGGCTCGTGGTGGAGCGGGAGCGGGAGCGCATGGCGTTCCGCACCGCCGAGTACTGGGACCTCACCGGCACCTTCTCCCCCACCTCCGGCTTCGCTCCGGCGGGGGGACCCCCATCCGGCCGCGCCGGTGACCCGAGCGACCCGTCGACGCTGGTCGCGCGGCTGCAGACGGTCGACGGACGCCGGGTCGCGCAGGGCCGCGACTTCGACTCGCTGGGACAGCTGAAGAGCGCGAACACCCTCCACCTCGACGAGGCGACCGCCCGCGCGCTCGCCGCCGCCCTGGAGGACACGCGGTTCGCGGTCCGCTCGGTCGAGTCCAAGCCGTACCGCCGCTCGCCGTACGCGCCGTTCCGTACGACGACGCTGCAGCAGGAGGCGAGCCGCAAGCTCGGCTTCGGCGCCAAGGCCACCATGCAGGTCGCGCAGAAGCTGTACGAGAACGGCTACATCACGTACATGCGTACGGACTCGACGACCCTGAGCGAGACGGCGGTCGCCGCCGCCCGCGCCCAGGTCACGCAGCTGTACGGAGCCGACTACCTGCCGCCGCAGCCGCGCACCTACGCGGGCAAGGTGAAGAACGCGCAGGAGGCGCACGAGGCGATCCGTCCCTCGGGGGACCGTTTCCGCACGCCCGCCGAGACCGGGCTGTCCGGCGACCAGTTCAGGCTGTACGAGCTGATCTGGAAGCGGACCGTCGCTTCGCAGATGAAGGACGCGACCGGCAACTCCGTCACCGTGAAGATCGGCGGCACGGCCGCCGACGGCCGGGACGTCGAGTTCAGCGCGTCCGGCAAGACCATCACCTTCCACGGCTTCCTCAAGGCCTACGTCGAGGGCGCCGACGACCCGAACGCCGAGCTGGACGACCGCGAGCGCCGGCTGCCGCACGTCGCCGAGGGCGACGCGCTGAGCGCCGAGGAGATCTCGGTCGACGGGCACGCCACCAAGCCCCCGGCCCGCTACACCGAGGCGTCGCTGGTCAAGGAGCTGGAGGAGCGGGAGATCGGCCGCCCGTCGACGTACGCGTCGATCATCGGCACGATCCTCGACCGCGGCTACGTGTTCAAGAAGGGCACGGCCCTGGTGCCGTCGTTCCTCTCCTTCGCCGTGGTCAACCTGCTGGAGAAGCACTTCGGCCGGCTGGTCGACTACGACTTCACCGCGAAGATGGAGGACGACCTCGACCGCATCGCGCGCGGCGAGGCCCGTGCCGTGCCGTGGCTGAAGCGGTTCTACTTCGGCGAGGGCGCGGGCAACGGCGGCGCGGCCGACGCGGGCAACGGCGACGGGGACCACCTCGGCGGCCTCAAGGAGCTGGTGACCGACCTGGGCGCCATCGACGCGCGCGAGGTGTCGTCGTTCCCGGTGGGCAACGGCATCGTGCTGCGGGTGGGGCGCTACGGCCCGTACATCGAGCGCGGCGAGAAGGACACCGAGCAGCACCAGCGCGCCGACATCCCGGCCGACCTGGCGCCCGACGAGCTGACCGTCGAGCTGGCCGAGGAGCTGCTCGCCAAGCCGAGCGGCGACTTCGAGCTGGGCACCGACCCGGCGACCGGGCACACGATCGTCGCCAAGGACGGCCGCTACGGCCCCTACGTCACGGAGATCCTGCCCGAGGGCACCCCGAAGACCGGCAAGAACGCGGTCAAGCCGCGCACCGCCTCGCTCTTCAAGTCGATGTCCCTGGACACGGTGACGCTCGAGGACGCGCTGAGGCTGATGTCGCTGCCGCGTGTGGTCGGGGTGGACACCGACGGTCAGGAGATCACCGCGCAGAACGGCCGCTACGGTCCGTACCTGAAGAAGGGCACGGACTCGCGGTCGCTGCAGTCGGAGGGCCAGCTCTTCACCATCACGCTGGAGGAGGCGCAGGCGATCTACGCCCAGCCCAAGCAGCGTGGCCGGGCCGCGGCCAAGCCGCCGCTGAAGGAGCTGGGCACCGACCCGGTCAGCGAGAAGCCGGTCGTGGTGAAGGACGGCCGCTTCGGCCCGTACGTCACCGACGGCGAGACCAACGCGACGCTGCGCTCGGGCGACAGCGTGGAGACGATCACGCCGGAGCGCGGGTTCGAGCTGCTGGCCGAGAAGCGCGCCAAGGGACCCGCCAAGAAGACCGCCAAGAAGACGGCGGCCAAGAAGGCCCCGGCGAAGAAGACGGCGGCGAAGAAGACGACCGCGGCGAAGAAGACCACGGCCGCCAAGAAGACGACGGCGAAGAAGACCGCCGCCGGGAGGACGGCCGCGGCGAACGGCCCGGAGGACTGA
- a CDS encoding methyltransferase: MSDASLPPLPSSDRTDAAARLREALLGASFTADGLLDLLGAPAYAALARSETVPALRATRGNTPLELLVRLFLLQQPVPRAGLDGVLPVDVCLESGWLRSTGGDTLAATVDVRPYGGADGEDWFVVSDLGCAVGGAGGIGSRDAGVVLGVGGASTTLAGITVRTPVGSALDVGTGSGIQALHAARHATRVTATDVNPRALHITALTLALSGAPAADLREGSLFTPLRDDETYDLIVSNPPFVISPGARLTYRDGGMGGDDLCRTLVQRAGERLNEGGFAQFLANWQHVEGEDWQDRLRSWVPRGCDAWIVQREVQDVTQYAELWLRDAGDHRGDEAEYRARYDAWLDEFEARKVRAVGFGWITLRRSDATVPSVTVEEWPHPVEQPLGDTVRAHFERLDHLRTHDDAALLEARFELAPEVVQEQVGLPGAEDPEHVVLRQNRGMRRATRVDTIGAGFAGVCDGTMTAGRILDAIAQLLGEDPVLLRDRTPAQIRLLVEQGFLNPVD, translated from the coding sequence GTGAGTGACGCCAGCCTGCCGCCCCTGCCCTCGTCCGACCGCACCGACGCCGCCGCCCGGCTGCGGGAGGCGCTGCTCGGCGCCTCCTTCACCGCCGACGGCCTGCTCGACCTGCTCGGCGCCCCCGCCTACGCGGCGCTGGCCCGCAGCGAGACCGTGCCCGCGCTCCGCGCCACCCGCGGGAACACCCCGCTGGAACTGCTCGTCCGGCTGTTCCTGCTCCAGCAGCCCGTGCCCCGCGCGGGCCTGGACGGCGTCCTGCCCGTCGACGTGTGCCTGGAGAGCGGGTGGCTCCGGAGCACCGGCGGCGACACGCTCGCGGCGACCGTGGACGTCCGGCCGTACGGCGGGGCCGACGGCGAGGACTGGTTCGTCGTGTCGGACCTCGGGTGCGCGGTCGGCGGCGCCGGGGGCATCGGCAGCCGGGACGCGGGGGTGGTGCTCGGCGTCGGCGGCGCGTCCACGACACTGGCCGGCATCACCGTCCGTACGCCCGTGGGATCGGCGCTCGACGTGGGCACGGGGTCCGGCATCCAGGCGCTGCACGCCGCCCGGCACGCCACGCGCGTGACGGCCACCGACGTGAACCCGCGCGCCCTGCACATCACCGCGCTCACCCTGGCGCTCTCCGGGGCCCCGGCCGCCGATCTGCGCGAGGGGTCGCTGTTCACCCCGCTGCGGGACGACGAGACGTACGACCTGATCGTGTCCAACCCGCCGTTCGTGATCTCGCCCGGGGCGCGGCTCACCTACCGCGACGGCGGGATGGGCGGGGACGACCTGTGCCGCACGCTCGTCCAGCGGGCGGGGGAGCGGCTGAACGAGGGCGGGTTCGCGCAGTTCCTCGCCAACTGGCAGCACGTGGAGGGCGAGGACTGGCAGGACCGGCTCCGCTCCTGGGTGCCGCGCGGCTGCGACGCGTGGATCGTGCAGCGCGAGGTGCAGGACGTGACGCAGTACGCCGAGCTGTGGCTGCGGGACGCGGGCGACCACCGCGGGGACGAGGCGGAGTACCGGGCGCGCTACGACGCGTGGCTGGACGAGTTCGAGGCGCGCAAGGTGAGGGCGGTCGGCTTCGGGTGGATCACCCTGCGCCGGTCGGACGCCACCGTGCCGTCGGTCACGGTGGAGGAGTGGCCGCACCCGGTGGAGCAGCCGCTCGGCGACACGGTCCGGGCGCACTTCGAACGGCTGGACCACCTGCGGACGCACGACGACGCGGCGCTGCTGGAGGCGCGGTTCGAGCTGGCGCCCGAGGTGGTGCAGGAGCAGGTCGGGCTGCCCGGCGCCGAGGACCCGGAACACGTCGTGCTGCGGCAGAACCGGGGGATGCGCCGGGCGACCAGGGTGGACACGATCGGCGCCGGGTTCGCCGGGGTCTGCGACGGCACGATGACCGCGGGCCGGATCCTGGACGCCATCGCCCAGCTCCTGGGCGAGGACCCCGTCCTGCTGCGCGACCGCACGCCGGCCCAGATCCGGCTGCTGGTGGAGCAGGGCTTCCTGAACCCGGTGGACTGA
- a CDS encoding small secreted protein: MEGTNPVNKKLAAALSGGAVLVLALTGCGGDDSDEKLDAWAKEVCDAVQPQAAKIKAANTAIQKETSDNSTPEAVQRADSKAFQDMSDAYKAIGAAVNKAGAPDVEKGEQKQQDAVKELNSISASYASLRKQVDGLNTKDQADFADGLKDIAAELDKLSKSGSDALSTLEEGKVGEAMSRQASCQTTTASAGATKS, translated from the coding sequence ATGGAAGGGACCAATCCGGTGAACAAGAAGCTCGCGGCCGCGCTGTCCGGCGGTGCGGTACTGGTACTGGCGCTGACGGGATGCGGCGGCGACGACAGCGACGAGAAGCTGGACGCCTGGGCGAAGGAGGTCTGCGACGCGGTGCAGCCGCAGGCCGCCAAGATCAAGGCGGCCAACACCGCCATCCAGAAGGAGACCTCGGACAACAGCACGCCCGAGGCCGTCCAGCGGGCCGACTCGAAGGCCTTCCAGGACATGTCCGACGCCTACAAGGCCATCGGCGCGGCGGTGAACAAGGCCGGCGCGCCCGACGTCGAGAAGGGCGAGCAGAAGCAGCAGGACGCCGTGAAGGAGCTCAACAGCATCTCCGCGTCCTACGCCTCCCTGAGGAAGCAGGTCGACGGCCTCAACACCAAGGACCAGGCGGACTTCGCCGACGGTCTGAAGGACATCGCGGCCGAGCTGGACAAGCTGAGCAAGAGCGGCAGCGACGCTCTCAGCACGCTGGAGGAGGGCAAGGTCGGCGAGGCCATGTCCCGGCAGGCCAGCTGCCAGACCACCACCGCGTCGGCCGGGGCGACCAAGAGCTGA